One region of Carya illinoinensis cultivar Pawnee chromosome 8, C.illinoinensisPawnee_v1, whole genome shotgun sequence genomic DNA includes:
- the LOC122317934 gene encoding chaperone protein dnaJ 11, chloroplastic-like, giving the protein MLSVPSPATIFYAPYFSVKLPSQASPRVRLTPPSAFAATSTESRSTTSYMAAATATRTSLYETLGINTGATFQEIKTAYRRLARTCHPDVVAASDRKDSSAGEFMRIHAAYSTLSDPKKRADYDRKVFRRFRPLTTTSGFSGYTRRNWETDQCW; this is encoded by the coding sequence ATGCTCTCCGTCCCTTCCCCTGCTACTATTTTCTACGCTCCATATTTCTCGGTAAAGCTTCCCTCTCAAGCCTCGCCACGTGTGAGACTGACTCCTCCGTCCGCCTTCGCGGCCACTTCCACCGAGAGCCGCAGCACGACGTCGTATATGGCTGCCGCGACGGCGACGCGCACCTCGCTGTACGAGACCCTCGGCATCAACACGGGCGCCACTTTTCAGGAGATCAAGACGGCGTACCGGCGATTGGCAAGGACTTGCCATCCCGACGTCGTGGCTGCTTCCGATCGGAAGGATTCGTCTGCCGGCGAGTTCATGAGGATCCATGCTGCCTACTCAACCCTGTCGGACCCCAAGAAACGCGCCGATTACGATCGCAAGGTTTTTCGTCGGTTTCGGCCGTTGACGACGACCTCGGGGTTTTCCGGCTACACGCGCAGGAACTGGGAAACGGACCAGTGCTGGTGA